A window of Blastocatellia bacterium genomic DNA:
AGTAAGCGAGAAAAAATTTAAGTTATAGGGTAATTTGGCTTTAGCAATTTCTTTTGCTAAATCTGGATGGGATAATAAATAGCCGACTCTTAAACCAGCCATGGCCATAGCTTTAGAAAATGTACGTAGTACAACTAAATTATTAAATTGTTTTAAGAGTGGTACAACCGTATGACGAGAAAACTCATGGTAGGCTTCATCTAAGATTACTAATCCAGAAAAATTACTTAATAATTCTATTAGGTCTGCATCTTTAATTACACAGCCTGTAGGGTTATTAGGAGAGCAAATAATCACTAAGTCAACGTCTTGAGCCTTTTGTTTAATTTTTTCTATATCATATTCAAAAGTATTTGTTAACGGGATACTAATAACTTCACCGCCTAAAGTTTCTATTAGCAACCGATAAAGCGTAAAAGTAGGCTCAGAAATTAAAACTTTTGTTCCTTGACCAACTGTAACCGTAAGCAAAGCTTGAATTAGTTCATTTGAACCATTTCCAGCTAAAACGCCATCAGCCCGCCAATGAGAAAACTTTGCTAAAGCTACTAGTAAATCTACTGGCACAAAAGTTGGATAACGCGACCAAGGACGATTAGCTAAACGTGTTAAAACTTCGGTTTTAATTTCTTCTGGCATGTCATAAGGATTTTCATTTTGGTTAATTTTAATTTGACACTCAGGAGCATTTAGCGTGTAAGCAGAAAGTTTTTTTACTTGTGATTTAATTTTATCTAGTGGATTAGGCATTTTGTTTGTTATTAAAAGATCTTGACAACTTAGTTGCCAAGATCGAATTAAAAATTCTATAAAAGTTATTCATCATCATCCATCAAAGGTAATTTAAAGCCTGGAATGGCTGAAAGTGGGCGAGTCGCTCGCTGTTCGGCTTGATCCATTTCAAAACGTACCATTGCAGCACGAGCATGACCTAATAGACCTTCGCTTTCGGCTAAACCTACTACAGCAGCAATAGTTTTCTCTAACTTTGCTTTATTATACTTAATAATATTAGTACGTTTAACAAAATCATAAACTCCTAAAGGTGAGAAAAATCGAGCCGTTCCACCTGTTGGGAGAACGTGATTTGGCCCGGCTAAGTAATCTCCAACAGCTTCACAGGAATAAGGGCCTAGAAAGATTGCTCCTGCATTAGTAATATTAGCTGCTACTTTTTCTTCGTCATTTACCATTATTTCTATATGTTCTGGTGCAATATGATTTGCTAGTCCGCAAGCTTGTTCTAGTGAACTTACCACAAAAATAGCACCATATTTTTCTAGTGATTTTTCTGCAATGTCTTTACGTGGCAAGACA
This region includes:
- the hisC gene encoding histidinol-phosphate transaminase — protein: MPNPLDKIKSQVKKLSAYTLNAPECQIKINQNENPYDMPEEIKTEVLTRLANRPWSRYPTFVPVDLLVALAKFSHWRADGVLAGNGSNELIQALLTVTVGQGTKVLISEPTFTLYRLLIETLGGEVISIPLTNTFEYDIEKIKQKAQDVDLVIICSPNNPTGCVIKDADLIELLSNFSGLVILDEAYHEFSRHTVVPLLKQFNNLVVLRTFSKAMAMAGLRVGYLLSHPDLAKEIAKAKLPYNLNFFSLTAAIVAMERFELLSPIIDNVINERERLFQELSKINGLRPIPSQANFILTETAIAPLELMSKLQEQGILARDVSRYPMLNNFVRFSVGTVDENNELIANLKAIFSN